Proteins encoded together in one Dechloromonas sp. HYN0024 window:
- a CDS encoding phosphoribosylanthranilate isomerase produces the protein MKTRIKICGLTREEDVDAAVAAGADAIGFVFYPPSPRYVTPQRAAELARRIPPFVDVVGLFVNEAPEVVQAACDALPINVLQFHGDEAASYCRQFSRPYLRAARVRPGLDLVEFAGAFPDARGLLLDAFVEGYGGGGHVFDWTLIPPDLPLYLVLSGGLTAENVGDAVRRVRPVAVDVSSGVEMGKGFKDHSKIAAFVAAVRKADESI, from the coding sequence ATGAAAACCCGCATCAAGATTTGCGGCCTGACCCGCGAGGAGGATGTCGATGCTGCGGTAGCGGCGGGAGCCGATGCCATCGGTTTCGTCTTCTATCCACCCAGTCCGCGTTATGTCACGCCGCAGCGCGCCGCTGAACTGGCCCGGCGCATTCCACCTTTTGTCGATGTCGTCGGCCTTTTTGTGAACGAAGCCCCCGAGGTCGTCCAGGCTGCTTGTGATGCGCTGCCCATAAACGTCCTGCAGTTTCATGGCGATGAAGCGGCGAGCTATTGCCGGCAGTTCTCGCGACCCTATCTGCGGGCGGCACGGGTAAGGCCGGGGCTCGATCTGGTAGAATTCGCCGGCGCGTTTCCCGATGCCCGGGGTCTGTTGCTGGATGCCTTTGTCGAGGGCTACGGTGGCGGCGGCCATGTCTTTGACTGGACGCTGATTCCGCCTGATCTTCCCTTGTATCTGGTTCTTTCCGGCGGTTTGACCGCAGAAAACGTCGGCGATGCCGTGCGCCGTGTGCGCCCGGTGGCGGTCGATGTCTCGTCCGGGGTCGAAATGGGCAAGGGTTTCAAGGATCACTCGAAAATCGCTGCCTTCGTGGCGGCTGTACGGAAAGCCGATGAGTCAATATAA
- a CDS encoding FimV/HubP family polar landmark protein — translation MNGTVHTKFKKRAAALAVASCLSLSPWLAEAAGLGKLTVLSGIGQPLRAELDIGASKEELGGMTARLAPQDVFKQAGVDFASVLLDLRFAVEKRPGGQSVVKVSSVKPINEPFLDFLVELNWPAGRLVREYTFLLDPPEMTAQQAARPVAEARIVDTVRGGGSAGESKPAPVKAAPRQAPEPAPKAAPKAVAEPKAKPESAGTRVVKQGDTLHQIAAETKHDGVSLEQMLVGLFQNNPDAFVAQNVNRLKSGAILSIPEKSAVEAVSPAEAKKIYVAQARDWNDYRQKLAASTAKAPAADAAASQASAGKITAKVEEKAAPAEQSKDQVKVARTDAAAKGAVAAKAAETAEQLAREKALNEAQGRLQTLEKNVTDLQKLLEMKNQKLAELQQPPAKKEEPKVAPVVKPVEPPKPVEVAKPVEPPKPVEPPKVVEPPKAPEAAAPVEPPKPVEAVKPVEPPKPVEAPKPPAPKAEVPPPAPEPGESDSLLEDTLPLAGGGILALLAGYFMFSRRRAKKASVETTVLPMPSSLGPNSVFRMTGGQSIDTGNVPPQTGEFSQTGPGTIDTDEVDPVAEADVYMAYGRDTQAEEILLEALQKDPQRTAIHAKLLEIYANRQSVKQFETLASELYAQTAGVGPDWAKVAALGAALDPNNPLYSGSGIHEAPEAPVFAAPVDLPPASPEPLPSLPEAEPAPVEEAVEPMPEVIEGFERDTLVLPSEADAPEVEQSEPEAMDLGADALTLDFDLGTEPAPAESAPVLSAAADPYTDTVVTGSDPDALDFDLGNELVQVDEAVPAPQDLNSQDMDLELNVAEPVQVEDSYASAPDFSPEGTLVMPMSTSDMADDMDVGLGTVVVSGGVDPMPMDEQQSFAPLPMDEQQGFAPVPDESSSMTQTLVTGMASSDSMMDGNMLNFGGDAQDNSFDRTVVVGSGAADADSLDFDVKLTDSMFLGQPMGTQEFDIGSINLDLSAPAEVAPAEPASFAAAPAADAGMAEAPAHNEQWEEVNTKLDLAKAYEEMGDLEGARELLQEVLGEGSVDLVEQARTILGRIGG, via the coding sequence GTGAACGGAACAGTACATACCAAGTTCAAGAAACGCGCTGCGGCGCTTGCTGTTGCTTCTTGCCTTTCTCTTTCCCCGTGGCTTGCAGAGGCCGCCGGCCTGGGCAAATTGACGGTCTTGTCGGGTATCGGGCAGCCCTTGCGGGCCGAGCTGGATATCGGGGCAAGCAAGGAGGAGCTGGGGGGGATGACGGCTCGTCTCGCTCCTCAGGATGTCTTCAAGCAGGCCGGTGTCGATTTTGCCTCGGTCCTACTTGACCTCCGCTTCGCCGTCGAAAAAAGACCGGGTGGCCAGTCGGTCGTCAAGGTCAGCTCGGTCAAGCCGATCAATGAACCGTTTCTCGATTTTCTGGTTGAGCTGAACTGGCCGGCCGGACGTCTCGTCCGCGAATACACCTTCCTGCTTGATCCACCCGAGATGACGGCCCAGCAGGCTGCACGTCCGGTTGCTGAAGCACGTATCGTTGATACGGTGCGGGGCGGTGGTAGCGCCGGCGAGAGCAAGCCGGCCCCGGTCAAGGCGGCACCACGGCAGGCTCCCGAGCCAGCCCCGAAAGCTGCACCGAAGGCCGTAGCCGAGCCGAAGGCAAAGCCGGAGAGCGCCGGGACACGGGTCGTCAAGCAAGGCGACACGCTGCATCAGATCGCTGCCGAGACCAAGCATGACGGGGTTTCCCTCGAGCAGATGTTGGTCGGATTGTTCCAGAATAATCCGGATGCCTTTGTCGCCCAGAACGTCAATCGCCTCAAATCCGGGGCGATCCTCAGCATTCCCGAAAAATCGGCAGTCGAGGCTGTGTCGCCGGCCGAAGCGAAAAAAATCTACGTCGCCCAGGCGCGTGACTGGAACGACTATCGCCAGAAGCTGGCGGCATCGACGGCCAAGGCGCCGGCGGCTGACGCTGCTGCGAGCCAGGCCAGCGCCGGCAAGATCACCGCAAAGGTCGAAGAGAAGGCTGCTCCGGCCGAGCAAAGCAAGGATCAGGTCAAGGTAGCGCGTACCGATGCTGCGGCCAAGGGGGCTGTTGCCGCCAAGGCAGCCGAAACGGCCGAACAGCTTGCCCGGGAAAAGGCGCTCAACGAAGCGCAGGGCCGTTTGCAGACCCTCGAAAAGAACGTGACCGACCTGCAAAAGCTTCTCGAAATGAAGAACCAGAAGCTGGCCGAACTGCAACAGCCACCGGCCAAGAAGGAAGAGCCGAAGGTCGCGCCGGTGGTCAAGCCGGTCGAGCCGCCCAAGCCTGTCGAAGTTGCCAAACCAGTTGAACCGCCCAAGCCGGTTGAACCACCGAAGGTCGTCGAGCCGCCGAAGGCCCCCGAGGCGGCCGCGCCGGTCGAACCGCCGAAGCCGGTCGAGGCAGTCAAGCCGGTTGAGCCGCCGAAGCCGGTCGAGGCTCCGAAGCCGCCTGCACCCAAGGCCGAGGTGCCGCCGCCGGCCCCCGAACCGGGTGAGTCTGATTCGCTGCTTGAGGACACCCTGCCGCTGGCTGGTGGTGGCATCCTGGCCCTCTTGGCCGGGTATTTCATGTTCAGCCGCCGTCGTGCCAAGAAGGCATCGGTCGAAACGACGGTGTTGCCGATGCCGTCCAGCCTTGGTCCCAACTCTGTTTTCCGCATGACTGGTGGCCAGAGTATCGATACCGGCAATGTGCCGCCGCAGACTGGCGAGTTCAGTCAGACCGGTCCGGGCACCATTGATACCGACGAGGTCGATCCGGTGGCTGAGGCCGATGTGTACATGGCCTATGGCCGTGACACCCAGGCCGAGGAAATCCTTCTCGAGGCCCTCCAGAAGGATCCGCAGCGCACGGCCATTCATGCCAAGCTGCTTGAAATTTACGCCAATCGCCAGAGTGTCAAGCAGTTCGAGACGCTGGCCAGTGAGCTGTACGCCCAGACTGCCGGTGTCGGTCCTGATTGGGCCAAGGTCGCTGCGTTGGGTGCGGCACTGGATCCGAACAATCCGCTGTATTCCGGCTCCGGCATTCACGAAGCGCCGGAAGCGCCAGTTTTTGCCGCGCCTGTCGATCTTCCGCCAGCTTCGCCCGAGCCGCTGCCCAGTTTGCCGGAGGCCGAGCCGGCTCCGGTCGAAGAAGCCGTCGAGCCGATGCCGGAAGTGATCGAGGGATTCGAGCGTGACACGCTGGTTCTGCCGAGTGAAGCCGATGCCCCGGAGGTCGAACAGTCCGAGCCGGAAGCGATGGACCTTGGGGCCGATGCGCTGACCCTTGACTTTGATTTGGGCACCGAGCCGGCGCCGGCTGAAAGTGCGCCGGTCTTGTCGGCTGCTGCTGATCCCTATACCGATACGGTGGTGACCGGCAGCGACCCGGATGCTCTCGATTTTGATCTGGGTAACGAACTGGTTCAGGTGGACGAGGCGGTGCCGGCACCGCAAGACCTGAATAGTCAGGACATGGATCTTGAACTGAATGTTGCCGAGCCGGTGCAGGTCGAAGATTCTTACGCTTCGGCGCCGGACTTCTCGCCGGAGGGCACGCTGGTGATGCCGATGTCGACCAGCGACATGGCTGACGACATGGATGTCGGGCTAGGCACTGTGGTCGTTTCCGGTGGCGTCGATCCGATGCCGATGGATGAGCAGCAGAGCTTTGCGCCGTTGCCGATGGATGAGCAGCAGGGCTTCGCGCCGGTGCCGGATGAGTCATCGTCGATGACGCAAACCCTGGTGACCGGCATGGCCAGCAGCGACAGCATGATGGACGGCAATATGCTCAATTTCGGCGGTGATGCTCAGGACAACAGCTTTGACCGGACGGTCGTGGTTGGCTCCGGTGCTGCTGACGCAGATTCGCTCGATTTTGATGTCAAGCTGACGGATTCGATGTTCCTGGGGCAGCCCATGGGCACGCAGGAGTTCGATATCGGTTCGATCAATCTGGATCTTTCCGCCCCGGCCGAGGTTGCTCCGGCCGAGCCGGCGTCTTTCGCAGCCGCCCCGGCTGCTGATGCCGGGATGGCAGAAGCACCGGCGCACAACGAGCAGTGGGAAGAGGTCAATACCAAGCTCGATCTGGCCAAGGCTTACGAAGAAATGGGCGATCTCGAAGGGGCTCGCGAACTGCTTCAGGAAGTGCTTGGCGAAGGTTCGGTTGATCTGGTTGAACAGGCGCGTACGATACTCGGCCGAATAGGCGGGTAG
- the asd gene encoding aspartate-semialdehyde dehydrogenase, translated as MKKVGLVGWRGMVGSVLMQRMVEEGDFAHIDPVYFSTSAAGGKAPAFGGKEASLPLQDASNIDALKACDIIITCQGGDYTKEVFGKLRATGWNGHWIDAASSLRMADDAVIVLDPVNMHVIKDALGKGGKNWIGGNCTVSLMLMGLGGLFQNDLIEWATSMTYQAASGAGAQNMRELISQMGAIHASVADLLADPASAILDIDRKVAETIRSDAFPKKNFRNTPLAGSLIPWIDVPYENGQSKEEWKGGAECNKILGKPAFRSAGSIPIDGLCVRIGAMRCHSQALTIKLKKNVPLDEISDMLAKANPWAKVVPNDREISERELTPAAVTGTLTVPVGRLHKMAMGPEYLAAFTCGDQLLWGAAEPLRRMLRILLDA; from the coding sequence ATGAAGAAGGTTGGTCTGGTCGGTTGGCGTGGCATGGTTGGCTCCGTGCTGATGCAACGTATGGTCGAAGAGGGTGATTTTGCCCATATCGATCCCGTCTATTTCTCGACGTCTGCTGCCGGTGGCAAGGCCCCGGCATTTGGCGGCAAGGAAGCTTCCCTGCCGCTGCAGGATGCGTCCAATATTGATGCCCTGAAGGCCTGCGACATCATCATCACCTGTCAGGGTGGCGACTACACCAAGGAAGTCTTCGGCAAGCTGCGCGCCACGGGCTGGAACGGTCACTGGATCGACGCCGCGTCTTCGCTGCGCATGGCCGACGATGCCGTGATCGTGCTCGACCCGGTCAATATGCATGTCATCAAGGATGCGCTGGGCAAGGGCGGCAAGAACTGGATCGGCGGCAACTGTACGGTGTCCCTGATGCTGATGGGCCTCGGTGGCCTGTTCCAGAATGACCTGATCGAATGGGCGACCTCGATGACCTATCAGGCAGCCTCGGGTGCCGGCGCGCAGAACATGCGCGAGCTGATTTCCCAGATGGGGGCGATTCACGCATCCGTCGCCGACCTGCTGGCCGATCCGGCCTCGGCTATTCTCGACATCGACCGCAAGGTCGCCGAGACCATCCGCTCCGACGCCTTCCCGAAGAAGAACTTCCGCAACACGCCGCTCGCCGGCTCGCTCATCCCGTGGATCGACGTGCCCTACGAAAACGGTCAGTCCAAGGAAGAATGGAAGGGCGGCGCCGAATGCAACAAGATCCTCGGCAAGCCGGCCTTCCGTTCGGCCGGCTCGATCCCCATCGACGGCCTGTGCGTGCGCATCGGCGCCATGCGCTGCCACAGCCAGGCGCTGACCATCAAGCTCAAGAAGAATGTCCCGCTCGACGAAATCAGCGACATGCTGGCCAAGGCCAATCCGTGGGCCAAGGTCGTGCCGAATGATCGCGAAATCTCCGAGCGCGAACTGACCCCGGCCGCCGTCACTGGTACCCTGACCGTTCCCGTCGGTCGCCTGCACAAGATGGCGATGGGCCCGGAATACCTCGCCGCCTTCACCTGCGGCGACCAACTGCTGTGGGGCGCCGCCGAGCCACTGCGCCGTATGCTGCGTATTTTGCTTGACGCTTGA
- the trpB gene encoding tryptophan synthase subunit beta, producing the protein MSQYNFPDAKGHFGPYGGVFVAETLFGALDELKAAYAAAQVDPAFRAEYEYELKHFVGRPSPIYHAKRWSDLLGGAQIYLKREDLNHTGAHKVNNCIGQAMLAKRMGKPRVIAETGAGQHGVATATVAARYGMECVVYMGSEDVRRQAANVYRMKLLGATVVPVESGSKTLKDALNEAMRDWVTNIHNTFYIIGTVAGPHPYPMLVRDFQKIIGEECLTQMPEMTGRQPDAVIACVGGGSNAMGIFYPYINVEGVRLIGVEAAGDGMETGRHSASLTAGVPGVLHGNRTYLLQDEDGQIIETHSVSAGLDYPGVGPEHAWLKDLGRAEYQPVTDAEALAAFHTLCRIEGIIPALESSHALAYAAKLAPTMSKDKILLVNLSGRGDKDMHTVAEKSGIVF; encoded by the coding sequence ATGAGTCAATATAACTTCCCCGACGCCAAGGGCCATTTCGGCCCCTACGGTGGCGTCTTCGTTGCCGAGACGCTGTTTGGTGCGCTTGATGAACTGAAGGCCGCTTACGCCGCAGCGCAGGTCGATCCTGCCTTTCGGGCCGAATACGAATACGAGCTGAAGCATTTTGTCGGTCGTCCGTCGCCGATCTACCACGCCAAACGCTGGTCGGATCTGCTTGGTGGTGCCCAGATTTATTTGAAGCGGGAAGACCTCAACCACACCGGCGCCCACAAGGTAAATAACTGCATCGGTCAGGCCATGCTGGCCAAGCGCATGGGCAAGCCGCGCGTCATCGCCGAAACCGGCGCCGGCCAGCACGGCGTCGCCACGGCCACGGTCGCCGCCCGCTACGGCATGGAATGCGTCGTCTACATGGGGAGCGAGGACGTCCGTCGGCAGGCCGCCAACGTTTATCGCATGAAGTTGCTCGGGGCCACCGTCGTGCCGGTCGAATCAGGCTCGAAGACGCTCAAGGATGCGCTCAACGAAGCCATGCGCGACTGGGTGACCAATATCCACAACACCTTCTACATCATCGGCACGGTTGCCGGCCCGCACCCTTACCCGATGCTGGTCCGCGATTTCCAGAAGATCATCGGCGAGGAATGCCTGACCCAAATGCCGGAAATGACCGGCCGCCAGCCGGATGCAGTGATCGCTTGTGTCGGCGGCGGTTCCAACGCGATGGGTATCTTTTACCCTTACATCAATGTTGAAGGCGTTCGCCTGATCGGCGTCGAGGCAGCCGGCGACGGCATGGAAACCGGTCGCCACTCCGCCTCGCTGACCGCCGGCGTTCCCGGCGTGCTGCACGGCAACCGGACCTACCTGCTGCAGGACGAAGACGGCCAGATCATCGAGACGCATTCGGTCTCGGCCGGACTCGATTACCCCGGTGTCGGGCCGGAACACGCCTGGCTCAAGGATCTCGGCCGGGCCGAATACCAGCCGGTGACGGATGCCGAGGCGCTGGCAGCTTTCCATACCCTGTGCCGCATCGAAGGCATCATCCCTGCCCTTGAGTCGAGCCACGCCCTGGCCTACGCCGCCAAGCTGGCACCGACGATGAGCAAGGACAAGATTCTGCTGGTCAACCTCTCGGGTCGTGGTGACAAGGACATGCACACTGTGGCCGAAAAATCGGGAATCGTCTTCTGA
- a CDS encoding CbiQ family ECF transporter T component produces the protein MHPSCALIIWLAAVLGIQFVGYAGLGLLLAAALVLTPGLSVRWRGYIWRARWLLLTLWLILAYNTPGEALHDLVWAPTYEGMAEGNLQAVRLVTMLACLSWLFLHLGHAGMICGLWGLLRPLRRLGLDIERVVVRLSLVLDNLQTPPAKGAWRQMLAAQPMDLGGQTVLPITLAPWRLRDSLLVAASALSLMGVAWW, from the coding sequence TTGCATCCTTCTTGCGCATTGATCATCTGGCTGGCAGCGGTACTTGGTATCCAGTTCGTCGGCTATGCCGGCCTCGGCCTGTTGCTGGCTGCCGCGCTGGTGCTGACGCCGGGTCTGTCCGTCCGCTGGCGGGGATACATCTGGCGGGCCCGGTGGCTACTCCTCACCCTCTGGTTGATCCTCGCCTACAACACGCCGGGCGAGGCCCTGCATGATCTGGTCTGGGCGCCGACCTACGAAGGCATGGCTGAGGGCAACCTGCAGGCGGTCCGGCTGGTGACGATGCTGGCCTGTCTCTCATGGCTGTTCCTGCACCTGGGTCACGCGGGCATGATCTGTGGGCTGTGGGGGCTGCTCCGGCCGCTGCGCCGGCTTGGTCTCGATATTGAGCGGGTCGTCGTCCGCCTGTCGCTGGTTCTCGACAATCTTCAGACGCCGCCCGCCAAAGGGGCCTGGCGGCAGATGCTGGCAGCCCAGCCGATGGACTTGGGCGGCCAGACCGTTCTGCCCATCACCCTGGCCCCATGGAGGCTTCGCGATAGCCTGCTGGTGGCGGCATCAGCGCTGAGTTTGATGGGAGTGGCATGGTGGTGA
- the trpA gene encoding tryptophan synthase subunit alpha, which translates to MSRIKLAFDRLNAEGRKALIPFITAGDPDAALTLPLMHTLVEAGADVIELGVPFSDPMADGPTIQRASERALAKGMTLRKVLQLVVDFRKTDGTTPVVLMGYANPIEAMGLEKFAAAAAQAGVDGVLVVDYPPEEAAAFGSAMKAQGMDPIFLLAPTSNAERIAQVAEIASGYVYYVSLAGVTGSGALNVDAVAERLPLIREKTGLPVGVGFGIRDASTAARIAGIADAVVVGSRIIEEIEKSTAETACANVKALVADIRRGVDEVKK; encoded by the coding sequence ATGTCGCGCATTAAACTCGCTTTTGACCGGCTCAACGCCGAAGGCCGCAAGGCGCTGATTCCCTTTATCACGGCCGGCGATCCCGATGCCGCTTTGACCCTGCCGCTCATGCATACGCTGGTCGAAGCCGGCGCCGATGTCATCGAGCTCGGGGTTCCTTTCTCCGACCCGATGGCCGATGGCCCGACCATTCAGCGCGCCTCGGAACGCGCCCTGGCCAAGGGCATGACGCTGCGCAAGGTGCTGCAACTGGTCGTCGACTTCCGCAAAACAGACGGCACGACCCCGGTTGTCCTGATGGGCTACGCCAACCCGATCGAGGCAATGGGCCTTGAGAAGTTCGCCGCTGCGGCCGCGCAGGCTGGTGTCGATGGCGTCCTGGTCGTCGATTACCCGCCCGAAGAAGCTGCCGCTTTCGGCTCGGCCATGAAGGCGCAGGGCATGGATCCGATTTTCCTGCTGGCGCCGACCTCGAATGCCGAGCGTATCGCCCAGGTCGCCGAAATCGCCAGTGGTTATGTTTACTATGTGTCGCTGGCCGGCGTCACCGGTTCCGGCGCCTTGAATGTCGACGCGGTGGCAGAACGCCTGCCGCTGATTCGTGAAAAAACCGGTCTGCCGGTCGGTGTCGGTTTTGGCATCCGTGACGCATCGACTGCTGCCCGTATCGCCGGCATTGCCGACGCCGTCGTGGTGGGTAGCCGGATTATTGAAGAAATTGAAAAATCGACGGCGGAAACTGCCTGTGCCAATGTGAAAGCGCTGGTTGCAGACATCCGTCGCGGTGTGGATGAGGTGAAAAAATGA
- the leuB gene encoding 3-isopropylmalate dehydrogenase, with product MKICVLPGDGIGPEIVTEAVRVLKSLDLKLELEEGLIGGGAVDATGTPYPEATKKLTAEADAILLGAVGGPKWDVMARELRPERGLLGIRKDLGLFANLRPAILYPELANASTLKPEVVSGLDILIVRELTGDIYFGQPRGIREENGERVGFNTMVYSESEIRRIGHVAFQAAQKRNKKLCSVDKMNVLETTQLWRDVMIEIAHDYPDVELSHMLVDNAAMQLVKAPKQFDVMVTGNMFGDILSDEASMLTGSIGMLPSASLDANNKGMYEPSHGSAPDIAGQGVANPLATILSVAMMLRYTFGLEDQAVRVENAVKKVLSQGYRTGDIYERGTNRVGTKEMGDAVLAALA from the coding sequence ATGAAAATCTGTGTTCTGCCGGGTGACGGCATTGGTCCCGAAATCGTTACTGAAGCCGTGCGCGTCCTCAAGTCGCTCGACCTCAAGCTGGAACTTGAAGAAGGACTGATCGGCGGCGGTGCCGTCGACGCCACGGGCACCCCCTATCCGGAAGCGACCAAGAAGTTGACGGCCGAAGCTGATGCCATTCTGCTCGGCGCCGTTGGTGGTCCGAAATGGGATGTCATGGCTCGCGAACTTCGTCCGGAGCGCGGCCTGCTTGGTATCCGCAAGGATCTTGGTCTGTTCGCCAATCTGCGTCCGGCCATTCTTTATCCGGAACTGGCCAATGCTTCAACCCTCAAGCCGGAAGTGGTTTCCGGCCTCGATATCCTGATCGTCCGCGAACTGACCGGCGACATCTACTTCGGCCAGCCGCGTGGCATTCGCGAAGAAAACGGCGAGCGCGTCGGCTTCAACACCATGGTCTATAGCGAGTCGGAAATCCGCCGCATCGGTCATGTCGCCTTCCAGGCCGCCCAGAAGCGCAACAAGAAGCTGTGCTCGGTAGACAAGATGAATGTTCTGGAAACGACGCAGCTCTGGCGCGATGTGATGATCGAGATTGCGCACGACTATCCCGATGTCGAACTCAGCCACATGCTGGTCGACAATGCCGCCATGCAGCTGGTCAAGGCCCCCAAGCAGTTCGATGTGATGGTGACCGGCAATATGTTCGGTGACATCCTGTCCGATGAAGCATCGATGCTGACCGGTTCGATCGGCATGCTGCCCTCGGCCTCGCTTGATGCCAACAACAAGGGCATGTACGAGCCGTCACACGGTTCGGCTCCCGACATCGCCGGTCAGGGCGTGGCCAATCCGCTGGCCACCATCCTGTCCGTGGCGATGATGCTGCGTTACACTTTTGGCCTTGAAGATCAGGCTGTGCGTGTCGAGAACGCCGTCAAGAAAGTGCTGTCCCAAGGCTATCGCACTGGCGATATCTACGAGCGCGGCACCAACCGGGTCGGCACGAAGGAAATGGGCGACGCCGTGCTGGCGGCGTTGGCGTAA
- the truA gene encoding tRNA pseudouridine(38-40) synthase TruA, whose protein sequence is MVVRIALGVEYCGSAFHGWQSQAGGGTVQDALEAALREIAGQPVGVMCAGRTDAGVHASHQVVHFETALDRPLSAWVRGVNSNLPAGIAVRWAQPVDDEFHARFSARGRRYRYLLLNRPQRPGLWAGRVGWCHVPLALGVMQDACTRLVGEHDFSAFRAAGCQAKSPVKTMTRAEVRQSGSMFVFDFEASAFLHHMVRNLVGSLVYIGKGAQSPDWIGALLQMQDRKLAAPTFSPDGLYFRGPIYEAHWGLPDPDDDFLDGLLT, encoded by the coding sequence ATGGTGGTGAGAATTGCTTTGGGCGTCGAATACTGCGGAAGTGCCTTCCACGGCTGGCAGAGTCAGGCCGGTGGCGGCACCGTGCAGGATGCACTGGAGGCTGCGCTGCGCGAGATCGCCGGCCAGCCGGTTGGCGTCATGTGTGCCGGGCGGACTGATGCCGGCGTGCATGCCAGCCATCAGGTCGTGCATTTCGAGACTGCGCTTGATCGACCGCTTAGCGCCTGGGTGCGTGGTGTCAATTCCAACCTGCCGGCGGGGATTGCAGTGCGCTGGGCGCAGCCGGTCGATGATGAATTTCATGCCCGCTTCAGTGCCCGTGGCCGGCGTTACCGCTATCTTCTGCTTAATCGGCCCCAACGTCCGGGCCTGTGGGCGGGAAGGGTCGGTTGGTGCCATGTGCCGCTGGCACTGGGTGTGATGCAGGACGCCTGCACCCGCCTGGTCGGCGAGCACGACTTTTCGGCCTTTCGCGCCGCCGGTTGCCAGGCCAAGTCGCCGGTCAAGACCATGACACGGGCCGAAGTGCGGCAATCCGGCAGTATGTTCGTCTTCGATTTCGAGGCCAGTGCCTTCCTGCATCATATGGTGCGCAATCTGGTTGGTAGCCTGGTTTATATCGGCAAGGGGGCGCAGTCGCCGGACTGGATCGGCGCCTTGCTCCAGATGCAGGACCGCAAACTGGCAGCTCCGACCTTCTCGCCGGATGGCCTCTATTTTCGCGGGCCGATTTACGAGGCACACTGGGGGCTGCCCGATCCCGATGATGACTTTCTTGATGGATTGCTGACATGA
- the accD gene encoding acetyl-CoA carboxylase, carboxyltransferase subunit beta: MSWLTKLLPPKIKREQGAQRRGNLPEGLWSKCPSCEAVLYATDLENNLQVCPKCGHHNRVNARQRLDLLLDPEGRYEIGAEVLPVDSLKFKDSKRYPDRLMDANESSGESDSLVVLQGAIKTMPVVAAAFEFDFMGGSMGSVLGERFVRGVQAAVEQKMPFICITASGGARMQEGLFSLMQMAKTTAALTKLSEAGLPFISILTDPTMGGVSASFAFVGDVVIAEPKALIGFAGPRVIEQTVRETLPEGFQRSEFIMEKGAIDMIVDRRELRDQVARVMALLLKLPVAA, translated from the coding sequence ATGAGCTGGCTGACCAAACTGCTGCCCCCCAAGATCAAGCGCGAACAAGGCGCCCAGCGCCGCGGCAACCTGCCTGAAGGCCTGTGGAGCAAATGTCCGTCCTGCGAGGCGGTGCTCTACGCGACCGATCTCGAGAACAATCTGCAGGTCTGCCCGAAGTGTGGCCATCACAACCGCGTCAATGCCCGTCAGCGCCTTGATCTCCTGCTTGATCCGGAAGGCCGCTACGAGATCGGTGCCGAAGTGCTGCCGGTGGACAGCCTCAAATTCAAGGACTCCAAGCGTTACCCCGATCGCCTCATGGATGCCAACGAGTCGAGCGGCGAAAGCGATTCGCTGGTCGTCCTGCAGGGCGCCATCAAAACCATGCCGGTTGTTGCGGCGGCGTTCGAGTTCGATTTCATGGGCGGGTCGATGGGTTCGGTCCTCGGCGAGCGCTTTGTTCGCGGCGTGCAGGCTGCCGTTGAGCAGAAGATGCCTTTCATCTGCATTACCGCCTCCGGTGGTGCCCGCATGCAGGAAGGCCTGTTCTCGCTGATGCAGATGGCCAAGACGACGGCTGCCCTGACCAAACTCTCGGAAGCCGGCCTGCCCTTCATCTCGATCCTCACCGACCCAACCATGGGTGGCGTTTCCGCCTCCTTTGCCTTCGTCGGCGACGTGGTCATCGCCGAACCCAAGGCCCTGATCGGCTTTGCCGGTCCCCGCGTTATCGAGCAGACGGTGCGTGAAACCCTGCCGGAAGGCTTCCAGCGTTCCGAGTTCATCATGGAAAAGGGTGCCATCGACATGATTGTCGACCGTCGCGAACTGCGCGACCAGGTGGCCCGTGTCATGGCGCTGTTGCTCAAGCTGCCGGTTGCTGCTTGA